The Drosophila innubila isolate TH190305 chromosome 2R unlocalized genomic scaffold, UK_Dinn_1.0 1_C_2R, whole genome shotgun sequence DNA window ACAACTGCTAATGACCTCCAGCAAGCGTGCAACAcacaacatatttttaaaaggcAATGGCATTGGAATGCGACTGTGTTGcagtgtgtatgtttgtgtatcTTCTAGGGTGTGTGTCTCAGTCAGACAGAATGGGAGGCATCAGCGGTTGGGTGAGTGAGAGTTGCAATTaaagcgcaacaacaacaacatctttTGGCTGACTTTACTGTTGCTTCACAACACTTCCGAAGAAGTATTTGTAGAACAGCGTAGCAAACAGACAGAGCACCAAGGGCAACAGCCACGATTTCATCGAACTCTCCTCGTTCTGTGTATCTGAGCTCCAGGTGGGTTCCGATTTCTGTGCAACGCTCGTCCTCTCGCTGGCAACGAGTTCACCGATTTTGTATTTCTTCATCATTTCGCGGGCATCGTTGCTGTGTCCGACATCCTCAAAGTTCTCAGTGGCATCTTTGCCGGCCTGCTCGATCAGCACCTCCTCACCGCCGGGATGCTGCAAGAATACGAATATTTAATGCGCTTGTTCTATATGCAGATACAATATGCAAATCAAAAGTGTCTCATCTCTTTTGACCGTGAAACAATCGAGACAAATCAATGCACGAACAAAATAATCTAATGTTTTAAACATTCAAAGGGGATCAAATCGTTTTGGGGGGAATTACATTGCTGGTTGTTATTCACAGTGTTGATAAACACCAAAATGTGGATTGCAAGGCGAACGTGAGTTTTTCATCATACTACTTAGTTTGAGTTTTGTATTTACGTTCAAAATATGCAACGTAATGATTAGATTGCACGTTGAAAAGTCGCCGGCTACTCTTATCACAGTAAGAGCAACAATTCACAGTGACAAAggcatttatatatgtatgtccaTGTGAATATCGAGCTGCTTTAATca harbors:
- the LOC117783946 gene encoding cytochrome b5; translation: MASDGEKTFTRAEVAKHNTNKDTWLLIHNSVYDVTAFLNEHPGGEEVLIEQAGKDATENFEDVGHSNDAREMMKKYKIGELVASERTSVAQKSEPTWSSDTQNEESSMKSWLLPLVLCLFATLFYKYFFGSVVKQQ